The following nucleotide sequence is from Oligoflexia bacterium.
GGCATCACCTGAAGCGTCTGTGTCGTCATCACCTGATGAATCTCCTTCAGCTGCTGCGACGGCAACCCCAAGTGCGACAGCTTGTGTTGCAACAACATGTATTATTCACACCGACGACCCCCACTATTGCGGTGGATTCTCTGACGATTGTGGTGTGCAATGTGGGACCGGTCAGTGTCTACGTTGAGTAAAAATAATATCTGAATTAATTCTTAGACCCAATCGCCTTTGACTTTTCTATTTTTAAAACCAATGGTTCATCGCGCTCGGTAACAAAATTAAAAACAACACCTGATCGACCGGCTCGCGCAGTTCGACCAACACGATGTAGATAATTTTCAATTTCTCGAGGCAGATGATAATTAATAATGCGACCTACATGCTCAAGATCAAGACCACGAGATGCGAGATCTGTTGAAATCAAAAGATCAACCTTACCTTCGCGAAACGACTTAAGATTATTTCGTCGCTCCATTTTATCCATTTCACCGCGATAAACAGTACACTTATGGCCCATTCCCTCAATGATGAGGGCGAGTTTGTCGCACTGTTCTCTGGTGTTGGTGAAAATAATTGTTCCACCTTTTGCTTTTTCTTTAAGCAAGTTCTCTAAGAGTGGCTCACGCTTACCATCGATTACTTTTCGATTTACGGTTGTGAGGGATTGCGGAACTCTGTGACTCCCGCCACTTCTGATAACCTCAACATCAGAAAATAATTCACTGATAAGCTCTTGAACGGCATCAGAAACAGTTGCTGAAAATAAAGCCATCTGAGGTTTGGTTGTGCAAGCTTCTAATATTTTATGTGCTGCGGATAAAAAACCTTCATCAAGCATTTGATCCGCTTCATCAAAAACTAAAGTTCGTACATCACTTAAATTTAGCCGACGTTGATCTAAAAGTTTAATTGTTCGCCCAGGTGTGACAACTAGAATTTCAAAAGGGCCGCTGATATTTTTCTTAGCCACTTCCATTTTTGTACCACCAAGAATAGTGCGTACACGCAGTCTTGTTGAGTGCGT
It contains:
- a CDS encoding DEAD/DEAH box helicase, with product MSSFASFNLLPSLQQTLNDKKYKVPTEIQVRAIPLLLDKQSVVGVAETGSGKTLAYALPILHMLKMLENEKNPVKIDGQPRALIIVPTRELGEQVAKVFKIFTHSTRLRVRTILGGTKMEVAKKNISGPFEILVVTPGRTIKLLDQRRLNLSDVRTLVFDEADQMLDEGFLSAAHKILEACTTKPQMALFSATVSDAVQELISELFSDVEVIRSGGSHRVPQSLTTVNRKVIDGKREPLLENLLKEKAKGGTIIFTNTREQCDKLALIIEGMGHKCTVYRGEMDKMERRNNLKSFREGKVDLLISTDLASRGLDLEHVGRIINYHLPREIENYLHRVGRTARAGRSGVVFNFVTERDEPLVLKIEKSKAIGSKN